The following are encoded in a window of Pseudomonadota bacterium genomic DNA:
- the rplI gene encoding 50S ribosomal protein L9, translating into MKVILTEDVLGTGKKGQVVDVKDGHGRNFLIPRGLALPATEGNIKRFENIVKGLSSKKGRNLKTAEEMKAKIEECSLTIKKKAGMDGKLFGSVTPKDITEAVKKVLGVEIDKKNVKIDEPIKMTGAYTIEVHLKQDINAKVKIEVEKKE; encoded by the coding sequence ATGAAGGTCATACTTACAGAGGATGTGCTGGGTACTGGCAAGAAGGGCCAGGTTGTTGATGTGAAGGATGGCCATGGAAGAAATTTTTTGATACCGAGAGGGTTAGCTCTCCCGGCAACGGAAGGTAACATTAAAAGATTTGAGAATATTGTAAAAGGCCTTTCGAGTAAAAAGGGGAGGAACTTAAAGACTGCAGAAGAGATGAAAGCAAAAATAGAGGAATGCTCCCTTACTATCAAAAAAAAGGCTGGCATGGATGGAAAGCTCTTTGGTTCTGTAACACCAAAGGATATCACTGAAGCAGTAAAAAAGGTTCTTGGTGTGGAGATAGATAAAAAGAACGTGAAGATTGATGAACCAATCAAGATGACCGGTGCATATACCATAGAGGTCCACCTGAAACAGGATATCAATGCAAAGGTGAAGATTGAGGTAGAAAAAAAGGAATAG
- the rpsF gene encoding 30S ribosomal protein S6 encodes MGRYENIVVINPDCTKEEEEDLLKRIKGNIEKSGATIIKVDDWAVRKLAYPIKKKDRGHYFFFLLDMDEGGVTGLDKFYRNLDLILRYIFVSVDEKEKGLEKPPDQVVFDELEGEFL; translated from the coding sequence GTGGGAAGATATGAAAATATTGTTGTAATTAACCCGGATTGCACCAAGGAGGAGGAAGAAGACCTGCTCAAAAGAATAAAAGGGAATATAGAGAAATCCGGCGCCACCATAATTAAGGTTGATGATTGGGCAGTGAGAAAACTTGCATACCCTATCAAAAAGAAGGATAGGGGCCATTATTTCTTTTTTCTCCTCGATATGGACGAGGGGGGCGTTACCGGGCTTGACAAGTTTTACAGAAACCTTGATCTAATCCTCAGATACATCTTTGTGAGTGTTGATGAGAAAGAAAAGGGTCTTGAGAAACCACCTGACCAGGTTGTTTTTGATGAACTGGAAGGTGAATTTTTGTGA
- the yajC gene encoding preprotein translocase subunit YajC: MNIAYAMGSQGGSGSGQGGGYMAFLPLILLFVVFYFLLIRPQQKRSKQQKVFTENLKKGDKVITSGGVYGTITGITDDAVTIEIAEKVRVKVLKSAVVGNAKGE, translated from the coding sequence GAGGTTCTGGTTCTGGACAGGGGGGCGGGTATATGGCCTTTTTACCCCTAATCCTTTTGTTTGTTGTCTTTTATTTTCTATTAATCAGACCACAACAAAAAAGGTCAAAGCAGCAGAAGGTATTTACTGAAAATTTGAAGAAAGGTGATAAAGTTATAACTTCTGGTGGTGTGTATGGTACAATAACAGGGATTACTGATGACGCCGTTACCATAGAGATTGCTGAGAAGGTAAGGGTAAAAGTCTTAAAAAGTGCAGTAGTAGGCAATGCGAAAGGAGAGTAA
- the rpsR gene encoding 30S ribosomal protein S18 produces the protein MARFVRAARGHDTQKKRVYVRKRVCRFCQDQNLVINYKDPKLLKHFITERGKIMPRRMTGTCAKHQRKLKEAIMMARHIAFLPFTTLSG, from the coding sequence ATGGCACGATTTGTAAGAGCAGCAAGAGGGCATGATACCCAGAAAAAGAGGGTATATGTAAGGAAAAGGGTTTGCAGGTTCTGTCAGGACCAGAATTTAGTAATCAATTATAAAGACCCGAAGCTCCTGAAGCATTTTATTACAGAACGGGGGAAGATAATGCCCAGGAGAATGACAGGGACATGCGCCAAACATCAGAGAAAATTGAAAGAGGCGATAATGATGGCACGACATATTGCCTTTCTTCCTTTTACCACACTTTCAGGATAA